The genomic segment TGCGGCGGATCAATACACAGGAACTGGCAGAGGCATTTATTGCAGAGCAGATTGAGGAAGTGCGCGCCCAGGTCGGGGATAAGAAAGTGCTGCTGGCGCTTTCGGGCGGCGTGGATTCTTCGGTGGTCGCAGCGCTGCTCATCAAGGCAATCGGGAGGCAGCTGGTATGCGTTCATGTGAACCATGGGCTCATGCGCAAAGGCGAAAGTGAAGAGGTCGTCGAGGTGTTCCAGAACCAGATGGATGCAAATCTGGTTTATGTAGATGCGACGGATCGGTTTTTGGATTTGCTGGTGGATGTGGACGAGCCGGAGCGCAAGCGCAAAATCATCGGCGGCGAGTTCATCAAAGTATTCGAGGAAGAGGCGCGCAAGCAGGAGGATATCACCTTCCTGGCTCAGGGCACGATTTACCCGGATATTCTGGAGAGCGATGGCGTGAAGGCACACCACAACGTGGGCGGCCTGCCCGAGGATCTGAAGTTTGAGCTGGTGGAGCCTGTGCGCCTGCTGTTTAAGGACGAGGTGCGCGTGGTGG from the Christensenellaceae bacterium 44-20 genome contains:
- the guaA gene encoding glutamine-hydrolyzing GMP synthase, which translates into the protein MGNNVRPADMRRINTQELAEAFIAEQIEEVRAQVGDKKVLLALSGGVDSSVVAALLIKAIGRQLVCVHVNHGLMRKGESEEVVEVFQNQMDANLVYVDATDRFLDLLVDVDEPERKRKIIGGEFIKVFEEEARKQEDITFLAQGTIYPDILESDGVKAHHNVGGLPEDLKFELVEPVRLLFKDEVRVVGKALGLPESMVERQPFPGPGLGVRCLGAITRDRLAALRESDAILREEFAAADLAQHIWQFFTVVPDFRSTGVRDGKRAFDWPVIIRAVNTVDAMTATVPEIPWEVLKKITQRILNEVPGVCRVLYDLTPKPVGTIEWE